tGTGATTTCCTGATAATGTTTGGAAGACTTCTCATAAACAGGAGCAGAACTATGGACATGGGAAATAAGGgcaagaacccacggagcagttgagtcgcctgcaatagatctTTCCAGCGGCACACAGTTGGAGTCGcctgtggaaagcccttcgcatcgctATGATaatctgaagttgcacaaagttgcctgcaggaggaaactttgtgcaacttcagattACCAAatcaatgcaaagggctttccaccaacaactcctattgttgccaatagaaagccttttcagagcatTTAGTCTCGTAGAGATCTACTCTCTCATAATGCCCCAATGAGCAACTGACCTAAGGCTAAGTGGTGTTTCAATACAAAGTATCTCCTCTAGGGCTGTTAATAAACTGTATGTACTATAATCACTCTATCCTTATTTGTGTAACGGCTAATATGCAAGCCTGGACTGACAAtgtgtaggttctggcaaatgccagaggggctgctgtaagatgccacagacagtcactatttattgggctggggggggctgtttgggcctctgtgtacttgaaattccagggcctattttgtatcccagtctggacctgctaaTATTTCTCCCTTTTAGTGGAAAAGACAAAAATGGTCCCTGATGGCGTTACAAaaacctactactactactactactaactaACATAGCTTTAAACCTGGGATAACAGCACCAGGGTTCTGCACCCCATGTTCTACAGCAGGCATGCCAGACTCAGTCTTTGTCAAGTGTGCAGAACTACTAGAAGTTCCATGCTGTACAGATGATGAGAATTGTAGTTCAGTACCAACAGCCCAAAAAATCACTTTTCTGTGCTAAGCAACCCAAAATTTTCCAGCCACtccggttagccattttctggcTGCAGCTTGGCAGCATTGGAGAACTCGGGTTGAAAGCCACAGAGCAATACTTGCGTTAAAAGTTGTATAACGGAGGCTTTGGACCAATCCAAACAAACTTTATTTAAAGTGAATCCCTCTCTGCATTGCTGCTTGGTGTGTCCCATGAAAGGATCTGATACACAGACTTGCACAGCAAGGTTATAAAGACTTTAACTTGGCACAACCCTTCATCCACAAGAAGTAACAGTTTATTTGGCGACTTGGAACAGGAAGAAACCTCCTAAACGGCAAAACACGATGAACCTGTTGCTTCTCACGACAGATCTTCTTCGTTGTTGTATTGACACTGCACAAAGCTTGCTGGGTTCCCGAGGCTCCTAACTGATAATCCTTCTGGTTGCCTGGAGCGAAGGGAAATCATGGTCCTCTAGGTGCAGTTTTTTATGGGAAGCAAGGTCCCTGGGGGCCAGCACTTGGCCGCAGCTGGGGCACACGGAATAGTCCAGATCGAGAGACTTGGAGTCCGTTACCCAGGcggattttttgtttttcttgggCTTGTTTGAGCTGGGCTTTTCTTCCACATGGAACTCTTTATGAGCAGAGAGGAGCTCTTGCTGTTTGCCCGTGTCTGGCAGAAGAACCAACAGCTCGTTGAAGATCAGCTTAAAGTTGTCCCCAAGTAGCTGCCGACAGCTTTGGTAATACTCAGCAGCGGATATTAGGCCCTGCACACACAAAGAGAGGAAATAGAATTTATTTTGAAGTAGAACAACACATACAATCACTGAAAGGACAAGGGGGATTTataggatattacaaatttaccagcaattataTTGGTGATTTACTAGCTGGGACCATCTGCATGTATACAAAGTGGATATACAAGTTCAATAGGACTAACTTTAACTGGCTAAATTTTTAAAGGACTGTGCAAGTGACAATCATGGATCCTAgaggaaaggaggttccatcatCCACAAAGTAAAAACTGCATTCAGTGTATAGAATGACTCGTCTGTGCATCCCTGTGAATCAACTGTTACCTGTCTGAATTTTCCAGAGAGTGACTTGAATTCGTTGAACTTGGACTCATCACTGTCGAGGAAGTCTTTAATAGAATTAATGAGGTGTATGTTCCTCTGCTGAAAGTTCTCGGGGACAAGGTAAGTGCGAGTGCAAAAAGGAGGCCTGGGGAAAGCAAAGTGATGCAGTTAAAGCAAGAGAACAAAGGAGGGCAGGTTATGTACAGATGTTAAAGCAGAAATGGTTATGGTACTTACTGCTTAGTTGCCTTGTTCTGTGGCTCACTGGGAAGAGCAGTAGGAGGTAAGTTATTAAAGCCAGGTGGAGGCTTTCCTACAGATGAGGACAGACCTGGAGGGGGTGCAAGTGGAGCAACGGTGACAACAGGAACAAAACCTAAagagggggggggaaaaaaagcagtGCATGAAGCACTCAGTGTGCAATAAAGAGGTAAAATATTCTGCATATACAGCCCTGGCTGCCACCCATGCATCTCAACCCATAGGACCTAGGTCCTTCAGTTGGTCACAGGTCTAAATCTGCCCAGGCGCTCCCCACTGGTGTTGTAAACCCCAGCCCAACCCCTCCAATCTTTCTATTTACAACTACTCATATTCATTACCCAGTGCCTCATtagaaccactgcctggttgctaaggaaatttgaaccctagcaaccagatacatactgaaatcccaaactggagtcTGCAGAAcaacttcatactaaaagttaactcaaaggttaacAACCTCTTTTTAACATATAGTGGTGTATAAGGGGCACAGTCAGCTGTGTGCGCAGATTATTCCTTCCCTGCATGCTTACACTGAGACACACATACAAATGTGTGGGGACTGTCATATTAATCTGCAGATACAACTTACTTCCTCCCAATTTGCAACTGAAGTGACAATTAATAAAAAGGTAAACACCCCATGATAAATATGGTAGTAGGTGTTTTGTTTGTGTTAGCCCTTTAAGTGTTAGGGATCAACAAAATCATTGGTGCTAGCACTAAAGTACCACAGTACCAGCGCCATAGATTTTACATCTTGTGGTCTCATATGTGCCCATGCAGACTCACATGGAACAGTATTTTTCCGTCCCATAGTTACAGATTTTACCTGGGGGTGGCATCCTTATCATGCTGCTGTTCATCAAAGCTGGAAACTCTTCTTCAGGTAGGGGACACTGATGCACAGAAATGGGACCTTTCTTTAGGTCAGTTGTTTCCTTAAACGTACTGCTCCTATCGGGCAGTTTCTTCTCAGGGAGCCCATTTGCCACAGTGTTGGATTTGTCACTGAGGATGGAGTTGGCAGGCGGAGTTGGGGTACGTTCTACCTCTGAGGCATTTTCTTTAAGGGAAGAGTTTAAGCTGGCAGGTTTGTCCGACGCAGGTTGCGCGACAGAAGACAAGTGTTGCTTTTCAGATCCCACTCTCTTCTTCTTGCTCACCTTTCCACAGGACTGAGCTGTGGGCGACGTTAAAAGCTTGGAGATGTCAAACATGGTCGGGGCACTGCGGAATTCCTGTGTGGTCATGCCAacactatcatcatcatcatctgaaATGGAAGAAGGTTTTGAAATCTTTTTGCCTGCCCCTTTCCCATTGCCGGAGGGAGCAGCTTTTTTCACAACCTTGCTTGGTGCAGCGTTGCTGGACCCTGTGGCCTTGGGGGCAGTTTTTGAGGAGGCAGTGGCCCACGCTGATCCAACAGATGATAGTGGTTTGTTTGGATTAATTTTTGACACCAGGGCTGGAAAGTCCTCCTCTTGAAACTTATTGGACGACCTTGCCGACGCAGTGTAAGAGATCCCAGTGGAGAACGCAGGCACAGAAGAGCTGGCAGATGAGGAGATAATGGAAGAAAGACTTGGAAAGTCCTCTTCCTTCGGCTTAGTAGCTACAGGTTTTGTTGAGCTATGAAAGCAAAACATCAGTGTTATTTCTAGAACCCAGACAATTTAAAAGTTAGCAAAAGAAGGTAACACTAAACCCATATAGGAAAATATGCATTGGGGGAACCAATTACATGCAATGAAAGTTACACCAATAATTCAGGCGGATAGCACTGGCTCTCTGGCATACAATTACACCTTATTTGTATCATCGTGTTCCAAGTGTGTCACTTAAAGTACACTTAAAAGTGAGCTACCCTTTAAATGACAATTTTAGAGCAGTAAATAGCTTTTCTTACCTTAATAATGGCGCAGAGCCTATTGCAGGAAAATCATCCGTACTTAAAACTCCATTAGTAGCATTCTGTGTTTTACCATTGTCTTTTGGTCCCAGCGACACAGATTTCATTAACgattctgcccctaaatgtgaaaatatatacagaaatatacaCAGGGCCGATAAAGAGTGATCACTGACAGACATTTTTGGGATGAAAGCCCCTAAAACATGGTACAGACAAATTAACCCACCATCAACTGTGGGGTGTGATTCCATtcactttaatttttttcccccaagaAGGGCCATGATTTTCAAAAACCAAAACCTTACCCGACATATCAGTTGTGGGTTTGGAGGAGGATTTTCCTTTACTCCCTTCCTCAATATCTCGTGAGTGCTCCTGTCGGGACTTTGTGGTATCAGGATTTTCCGGTGCTTGCTTCCTCCCCATCTCTTCTTGCCGCCTGGCCGCCACGGATGCTCGAACTGCTGCTGCAATCACTCTGTCCTCTTCCTCCCTGTAAGAATACCCATAAGTGTTTGAACCATCTGTGCAGGACCTTAATTAGATGATTTGATACAAATGATGAATATTTTACCCTGCTGAGAAGCCAGTTATATATTACCTTTTATATCTCCAGCTCCCCcgtttgttctgctgctgagctCCACGTGCCGCCCCTCTTGCAGATCTGGCCTGCCTGTTATATCTGTCCACCTCTTCATAGTCATCACCTGCCACGATCCCTGAAAGAAAGCCACATTGATTTGTGCAATAAACCAGTGGTTGGTGGTCTTCACTGACAGGTACACATGTAGAAAGTTCATGGCCACAGCACCACTCGTCAGCAATAGTTTTGGCCCAAAAGTAATGACCTGTCTTTGtaattttacaataatttaaagAATTAaatctagggccaaatgatcaaatacAACAACGAGTTCAGGACCCGTAGGACcgaatcaatgagccaatgcggtcccccgGTCTAACGGgataatcaaacctgccccatcgacACCTGCCCAATTTTCATCCAGATTATGATCGGGGGGtaccatacaggggcagataagctgccgaattggtcgaaaggactcaaatcggcagcttaaatctgcctgtgtagggtCACCTTAAGCAAAGTGTCAGATTTGTATGTAGGCCCCATGTAATTACAGACAAGAAAGAATGGAGGACAGAAGGGCTGAATTTGATTTCTGCAGGAAGATGATGCAGGGAGGAGAGCAGAGAGTGGATATAGCATGGAGGTGACAGcctagagtagtgatgagcaaaaaaaattgtcaaaaccacacaaaaatttgcagaatggtgaaaaattgtgtaaaaacaCATCTTTGGGCAGTTGCCACAGAGATTTTGTCTTAAACATCAATAGAGTCTATTGATCCCTCCTGCTCTGCAGACACCCAGTCCTTCTCTCCTTCATTCTCCTCATTGGGCAGGATGGACAGGGGCTGCACAGAAAAAGAGTGAGGAGGTGGCAGAAGAGAAAGAGCTGCTCTGAGAGTCTCTGAATCCTCCTCCCTTGCTCCAGGGGATGGGGATATAGCACCACTTTCCTGAGGAACAGGAGGTGGGCAGGAAGCACAACTGCCCTGTTCCCTGCCACTTCCATGCTGCGATAATGTTTCATATAGGAAAGTAAAGTTGAAATTCCTGTGTATGACCCTGGCTGACCTTTACAAATTTTCTGCCTGCAGAGTTGGCACACCATTACAGACTGTTCCTCAGACTGGAACGATAAAAATGCACACACCGctgaaaacaaatatattctGTGTGTCTGATCCTGAGATAGATTTGTTGTGGGTAGCATGCCCAGCACCATTCCCTCCCCTTCTCTCTCTTCCACAGCCCCTCATACTGGGTCCTCACTCCTACCTACCAAACACTAAACCCAGCCCTTGTTTTTCTCACACCCATCGCACATCTTTTTTGATGCCTAAAACTAaaagtgtggcaaatttttggagCGACTTTGTGAAACTTTTTGTCCGCGGCAAAACACAACAAAAATTTTTTGCGAACCTGTACATGCCGAAAATTTTCGCTCATCTCTACTAGAGAGGAGTGCAGAGTTGGAATATTTAATTATGGAAGGACAAAAGGCAAACTTCACAAAAGGCAGTTACATCTCCGTGAGAGGACACAGGGCAAAACCGCTTGTTTGGCATTGATTAGTGGATAGGATTTCCCAAATTGTACACTGTAAATCAGACTTTTACAGTCTCAATAGCAAACTCAACATATACGAGTGAATGCAACATCCTTCCAGTACAATGTGTACAGATAAGCAGATTTCCAATTTCACAGTGTAAGATAGTTTAAGAGAGCTGTAATGACTGCTTGATGGAGTGGAACAAACTACACTATCAAGCTGCTTTATAGATAGCTTACACAGACCCATAAAATAAGTATAAGAGAAGgggataaaaataaaacaaaaaaacacagtacCTTCAGCTCTGCGGTTGTGCCGGGGCGCATAGCTAAACTGGATATCAATTTGCCTGTTCTGCCTGGCTTCAGCCCGGTTTTTGCTATGACAAGCAGTCTTGTGGGCTTTGTAGTCTATTTCAGTAGGGAAAGCGTGAGTAAACTGCTCCGTGCTGCAGCGGCCCTCTTCGCACAGAAAGTGGCTCTCGCGGAAATGCTCCCTTAGGAAGGAGTATTCACTGCAGGAGACATGGTATTTGTAtgaaggtttttttgttttttattttttaaatcacacTAAAATCAGCATGTAAATCACATTTAAAGAGTCACCAACTATTCCAGCAGGACTATTCTTAGTACAGAATGACCCCTCATGATTCAGTCACAAGGTCAGTTGTGTAGAACTGAACATAAGTAATCAGCTGTTGAGCTGTTTCACACCACTATATGGCTAGTCCTGTCACATCATGGCAAGATCCAGCATGGCTAAAGCTGGCAAAATAGACTTCAGTAGACTGGGGGTGTGCAAGGTCACGTTTAAACTTCAACTAAGGAGTTATTATGTATGATTTGATAAACTGTTTTCTTTAACACAATCCACAGTATCCCTGATCTCTAAGGAGGGGTAAAGGAGGCGGTGGAACCTAATAGCTTGGCTTGAAAATTTAGTCAAACAGGCCCAAAAGAGAGCACCTTCTCACGCAAACCACAATGCCTCCTTTCCAAACCGGGCTATCAGCTTTCTTAGCTAAGAAAAATAAAGTAACTTTATAAAGTCAGGTAGTGAGAGAATGGGTACTTTGACACAGGCAGTAAAACTTAAAGAATAAGGGAGGTCAGCACAGATACCACTTAAAGCAGCATCTGCCATACTGTGGTGCCTATGGCAGTGAATAGACTAAACTGATGGACCGTTACTGAGACATATAAGGGTGAATATTTATTTCCTGCCCTGGATAGGAGCAGAACTGCCTGTTACCACCGTGCTTGTTGGCCAAAACCATTAATTAGAAGGAAAGTATCACAACTGGTTTTCAGTATTTATAATTTGTGGCTTTTCAGttaatttatctttttgttcagcaactcttctgtttggaatttcagcagcttagcaaccaggcagtggtttgaatgaaagactggaaaatatatataggaGGAATATTAACAGTAGAGGAGCCTGTATAGACAGATACGAAATAAAACGtcataataatgaaattgcagcctcacagagcaatagtttttttagaaaaggaatgaaaaccaattacaaagttgctaagaacagggcATTCAATAACATATTtgaagttaacctaaaggtgaaacacccctttaaaacACCCCTTTTTGATTTCCTTAAGTTTTTTCTTCCATTTATAGCAACCAAAAAGTTCTGAACACAAATTAAAATTTCTctcataaaaataaaagtaatttggCTTGCCTAGGCTGTAGCCTTGATATCTGTCAGCAAATACAGAAGCTAGCTCTTCCTTATCTGCACTCTAGGCATGCATAAAAAGTTTCAGGGTGCCTCTCAGGCGCAAATGGGTGACGTGAGCCCCCTAAAGAGTTTTGCATGCCACACATGATCTACAACAAACTATTTTAATGAAAGGGATGTCATTTCCCATTGGAATGTCAGTGCGCTTGcctctatttgtttttttaaataatttttggcACCTGCTTAGTGAATGGGTCACAACCATCAATAGGTCTTAAAACTTGCCACAATCCCAGCAGATGTCTTTAAACACCTTCCCAGTAACTATGTGAAGGCTCTGCATGAAGCTGGTTCCCTTCTAATCTAGAGTTTATATTGTTAATGGCAAGCACTGATTCAGTAAATTCCTCCCCTCTGAATACCGGCACAGATAAGATTCATTAATAATCCCAAACCTGTAATATTCCTGGGCACCTTCAGAGtcacaaaaatgacaaaaataatggTCTCTCCGCAGATGTTTGAGCAGTTCGTCATTGTCAAGGTAGCGTTCATCGCAGAACTTGCACAGAGGGTGTCCACGATGAGAGGTATCTTCAGGATCACCATGTATGCGATGCCGTGCCAGGTCCCTGCGCGTATACCACGTTCGTTCATATGTAAAGTTCTGAAAGAAGTACAATGAAAGTGATGAAATTCTGCACCATTTCTAGAAGGCAGGGCTTTTGGGggcagttaaatatatatatatatatatatatatatatatatatatatatatatatatatatatatatatatatttatttcataggGCTCTTAGAAACACACTACAATAAGGAAACATAACTTCTACCTCAAGGAAAAAATTGACATGTACAGTAGGTCATTtcaaattttatatattttttgtattgtttatcCTTTACAAAGAGTGTGTTTACAAATGTAGGAAGTGATTCTTTGCACTTCACAATATATCACAGTGGCAATATTAAAGGAGATCAAAAGGTTTCACCACTGGGGTTTATAAAAGTGTTAGGTATTGGAGATGTGAAAAACCCATATTTGGCTCTACTGTACAAGCCCGCAGCCCAGGGCCAAAGCAAAAACCCTGGGGACAAGATGATGGCAGTGCAGCGCTAACTAGAATactaccccaggccggtgctttTTTTAGTGAAGGGGATCTCTAGCCCAGGGTCTGATGTAATCAATTATAATTACTGGGGTGGTGCCCAACAATAACAGCCAATACAAGATACAATCCTTCTACTTCCTGAAGCCACCTCCAGTGTGCAGAAGCAAGCCATGGACCTCACCTTTAGGTGTCTGACACAAAGCTTGCAGCAGAACAGTTCATGGTTTTTCCGCATGTGCTGCTCCAGGTCAGCAAATGCATGAAAGGGTCGCATGGAGGGGCACAGAGTGCATTCGTGCTGCAGGAGCTTCCTACAGAAAGAACACAAGTGGTGAGACACATTGaacttcagcaagatggcacaaaAGCTAAAACTGTATTTGTTTGTACAGAGCTCACTTCCTGAATGACTTAATGCTCATGATGTTGCACGTGTCATAAAACAAACTGGAAAACATTATTTCTATGTGCACGTTGCATCCTGTTTACACACAGAACGGCAGGATATTAGGCACAGATACATGCCAACTACCAGAGCTTTAATAAATGTTAAACCACAAACTAACCAAAAAGAACCTCTGCCTTAtgagaaggaaaaataaaatcactGTGAGGTGCTATGTTGTTAGGCACTGCTAGGCAGGCAACCACCTTCTTCAAAAAATGCAATGCTTCGAGTActttattttgtctgctgtacTGCCATTTTTTTTCTAGAACACAATTTTTACAGTACTGTGAATAAAGTACCAGACAA
The genomic region above belongs to Xenopus tropicalis strain Nigerian chromosome 9, UCB_Xtro_10.0, whole genome shotgun sequence and contains:
- the znf598 gene encoding zinc finger protein 598 (The RefSeq protein has 1 substitution compared to this genomic sequence), with amino-acid sequence MASKVGKTVDLERSCVLCCQDLDIYAVGKCDHPICYRCSTKMRVLCEQKYCAVCREELDKVVFVNKLAPFISLPLQQLQYEKKYDIYFEDGKLFSQFRKLLQHECTLCPSMRPFHAFADLEQHMRKNHELFCCKLCVRHLKNFTYERTWYTRRDLARHRIHGDPEDTSHRGHPLCKFCDERYLDNDELLKHLRRDHYFCHFCDSEGAQEYYSEYSFLREHFRESHFLCEEGRCSTEQFTHAFPTEIDYKAHKTACHSKNRAEARQNRQIDIQFSYAPRHNRRAEGIVAGDDYEEVDRYNRQARSARGAARGAQQQNKRGSWRYKREEEDRVIAAAVRASVAARRQEEMGRKQAPENPDTTKSRQEHSRDIEEGSKGKSSSKPTTDMSGAESLMKSVSLGPKDNGKTQNATNGVLSTDDFPAIGSAPLLSSTKPVATKPKEEDFPSLSSIISSSASSSVPAFSTGISYTASARSSNKFQEEDFPALVSKINPNKPLSSVGSAWATASSKTAPKATGSSNAAPSKVVKKAAPSGNGKGAGKKISKPSSISDDDDDSVGMTTQEFRSAPTMFDISKLLTSPTAQSCGKVSKKKRVGSEKQHLSSVAQPASDKPASLNSSLKENASEVERTPTPPANSILSDKSNTVANGLPEKKLPDRSSTFKETTDLKKGPISVHQCPLPEEEFPALMNSSMIRMPPPGFVPVVTVAPLAPPPGLSSSVGKPPPGFNNLPPTALPSEPQNKATKQPPFCTRTYLVPENFQQRNIHLINSIKDFLDSDESKFNEFKSLSGKFRQGLISAAEYYQSCRQLLGDNFKLIFNELLVLLPDTGKQQELLSAHKEFHVEEKPSSNKPKKNKKSAWVTDSKSLDLDYSVCPSCGQVLAPRDLASHKKLHLEDHDFPSLQATRRIIS